Proteins from a genomic interval of Clostridium sp. M62/1:
- a CDS encoding KH domain-containing protein codes for MKELVEVIAKALVDNPDEVAVTESVKDDEIVVELTVASSDMGKVIGKQGRIAKAIRSVVKAAASKEDKKVIVEIQ; via the coding sequence ATGAAAGAATTAGTGGAAGTGATTGCAAAAGCGCTGGTTGACAACCCAGATGAGGTTGCAGTTACAGAATCTGTTAAAGATGACGAGATTGTAGTTGAGCTGACAGTCGCTTCTTCCGATATGGGTAAGGTGATTGGAAAGCAGGGCAGGATTGCAAAGGCGATCCGCTCTGTTGTAAAAGCAGCCGCATCAAAAGAAGATAAGAAAGTTATTGTAGAGATTCAGTAA
- a CDS encoding DUF1848 domain-containing protein, producing the protein MDSLILSVSRRTDIPAFYSEWFFGRLREGSCLVRNPFNPHQLSRIPMTPEAVECIVFWTKNPGPMLGKLGLLDPIPFYFQFTLTGYGRDIEPGFPHKKECMIPIFRELSSQVGKDRVVWRYDPIFFTDRYTADYHLRAFGQIAEALQGYTRRVVISFLDLYAKVKRNMKAYGGELRTMPDSGAFGPFVSALSEIAAEHGMEICACAEACDLSRFGVKKSGCISRELLERAAGRSVETRKAKGQRGECLCVESTDIGAYHTCPGGCLYCYANDSRRRVEENRKLWDPNSALLCGAVGKNDRIAEKRADRRGIR; encoded by the coding sequence GTGGATTCATTGATTCTCAGCGTCAGCAGAAGGACGGATATTCCGGCCTTTTACAGTGAGTGGTTTTTTGGCAGGCTCAGGGAGGGAAGCTGTCTGGTCAGGAACCCATTTAACCCGCATCAGCTCAGCAGAATTCCCATGACGCCGGAAGCGGTGGAGTGTATCGTATTCTGGACCAAAAATCCAGGCCCGATGCTCGGAAAACTTGGGCTTCTTGATCCAATTCCCTTTTATTTTCAGTTTACGCTGACCGGATACGGGAGAGACATAGAGCCGGGATTTCCGCATAAAAAAGAGTGCATGATTCCTATATTCAGGGAGCTGTCCTCGCAGGTTGGGAAAGACAGAGTCGTGTGGAGATACGATCCGATCTTTTTTACTGACAGGTACACGGCCGATTACCATCTCAGGGCCTTCGGGCAGATTGCAGAGGCGCTTCAGGGATATACCAGACGGGTGGTCATCAGTTTTCTGGATCTTTATGCAAAGGTAAAGAGAAATATGAAAGCATATGGAGGAGAACTGAGAACCATGCCTGACAGCGGCGCATTCGGTCCGTTTGTCAGCGCTCTGTCGGAAATTGCCGCAGAACATGGAATGGAGATCTGCGCCTGCGCGGAAGCCTGTGATCTGTCCCGGTTTGGAGTAAAGAAGAGCGGCTGCATCAGCAGGGAGCTCCTGGAACGGGCGGCAGGGCGGAGTGTGGAGACGAGAAAAGCAAAAGGCCAGAGAGGGGAATGTCTCTGCGTGGAGAGCACAGATATAGGAGCCTACCATACCTGCCCCGGCGGCTGTCTGTACTGCTATGCCAACGACAGCAGAAGAAGGGTGGAGGAAAACAGAAAACTCTGGGATCCCAATTCTGCCCTGCTGTGCGGAGCAGTTGGAAAAAACGACAGGATAGCGGAAAAGCGTGCAGACAGAAGAGGTATACGGTAA
- the ylxM gene encoding YlxM family DNA-binding protein: protein MMMQVIEMEKIVEQTLLYDFYGELLTDHQKEIYEDAVFNDLSLSEIADQQGISRQGVHDLIKRCDKTLAGYEEKLGLIRKFQRTRELVEEIHELTRRFRESGDEALIDRIGEISSDIIKL from the coding sequence ATGATGATGCAGGTGATTGAAATGGAAAAAATTGTGGAACAGACATTGCTTTATGATTTCTACGGCGAACTCCTGACGGACCACCAGAAGGAAATCTATGAGGATGCCGTGTTTAACGATTTGTCTCTCAGTGAGATTGCAGACCAGCAGGGAATCAGCCGGCAGGGTGTCCATGACCTGATAAAGAGATGCGACAAAACTTTGGCCGGATACGAGGAAAAGCTCGGTCTGATCCGAAAGTTCCAGAGAACCAGGGAGCTGGTGGAGGAAATTCACGAGCTGACCAGGAGGTTTCGGGAGAGTGGAGACGAGGCCCTGATCGACAGGATTGGGGAGATTTCCAGCGATATTATCAAACTGTAA
- a CDS encoding MFS transporter encodes MGRGIRKNRIFWGALLALGLEAARKGALAAVLSLIVLRKGLTFSQLSAAFAVFSAASFLLEVPSGVLADCAGRKRVFITAQAVGLGALLLMLEGRSFWAVCTAFFLYGASGAFSSGSMDALYMDSCIADGTITVERGAMHLELAEISGCAGGALLGGVLNYAGGRHSAETASQLVLTGAVILTAAALFCALFFTAEAGANKASYKGHAEDEGVREKAKRKGENHLAAREETGENRRAFWELLSNGLPILLGSSLFAGFSLALMETYWQPMLAGLLPGAQDSWIPGVLGFFYYAASAAGSLAAGKYLKEETAVPAFALSGLMTGGVLLLLCRSETVLFFSMFYLLLYFLLGIFSMAQSSAVHRAVSPALRATALSGGGLAIQIGGFLASCFAGFTADKIGISGLWLIAGLIFLTGTGSAAALLWHMQKPHREGQRSKKIQTQKPADRENMV; translated from the coding sequence ATGGGCAGAGGGATACGAAAAAACAGAATTTTTTGGGGAGCGCTTCTGGCGCTGGGACTGGAGGCTGCCAGGAAGGGAGCGCTGGCCGCAGTGCTGAGCCTGATTGTGCTGAGAAAGGGACTGACTTTTTCACAGCTCTCAGCTGCGTTTGCCGTTTTTTCAGCCGCATCATTTCTGCTGGAAGTGCCCAGCGGGGTGCTCGCCGACTGTGCAGGAAGAAAACGGGTATTTATTACGGCGCAGGCTGTAGGGCTGGGAGCCCTGCTTCTGATGCTGGAGGGACGTTCCTTTTGGGCAGTCTGTACAGCGTTCTTTCTCTACGGCGCATCCGGAGCATTTTCCAGCGGAAGCATGGACGCACTGTACATGGACTCCTGTATTGCAGATGGAACCATTACAGTTGAGAGAGGAGCTATGCACCTGGAGCTGGCAGAAATTTCAGGCTGCGCAGGGGGAGCCCTTCTCGGAGGTGTTCTGAACTATGCCGGCGGGAGGCACTCGGCAGAGACGGCGAGCCAGCTTGTACTGACTGGGGCAGTGATACTGACGGCAGCGGCCCTCTTTTGCGCCCTTTTCTTTACCGCAGAGGCAGGGGCGAACAAGGCGTCTTATAAGGGTCATGCAGAGGACGAAGGAGTGCGGGAGAAGGCAAAACGGAAGGGAGAAAACCATCTGGCGGCCAGAGAGGAAACGGGAGAAAATAGAAGGGCTTTCTGGGAGCTTTTGTCAAACGGTCTGCCCATTCTTCTTGGCAGTTCTCTGTTTGCAGGTTTTTCTTTGGCACTCATGGAGACATACTGGCAGCCGATGCTGGCGGGGCTTCTGCCGGGAGCACAGGATTCCTGGATTCCCGGCGTTCTGGGATTTTTTTATTACGCCGCCTCTGCGGCAGGAAGTCTGGCTGCCGGAAAATATCTGAAGGAGGAAACAGCCGTCCCGGCCTTTGCGCTGTCAGGTCTGATGACGGGAGGAGTTCTGCTGCTTCTTTGCAGGTCAGAGACAGTTCTCTTTTTTTCAATGTTTTATCTCCTTCTTTACTTCTTGCTCGGAATTTTTTCCATGGCCCAGAGCAGTGCAGTCCACCGGGCAGTATCGCCGGCTCTTCGGGCTACAGCCCTCAGCGGAGGAGGGCTTGCCATACAGATAGGAGGCTTTCTGGCCAGCTGTTTCGCAGGCTTTACTGCAGATAAAATCGGAATATCCGGCCTGTGGCTGATTGCCGGCCTCATATTCTTAACTGGTACAGGAAGTGCGGCCGCTTTGCTTTGGCACATGCAGAAACCGCACAGAGAAGGACAGAGGAGCAAAAAGATACAGACTCAAAAGCCTGCAGACAGGGAAAATATGGTATAA
- a CDS encoding helix-turn-helix domain-containing protein: MRQSKPPRTESQEISDQERSAAGRKKLYLRTEKELRAYMHPLRQKILHCLYLEPSGMTAKQLADCLHVAPSSTGHHLAALEKVGLVELSHTEKIHGLTAKYYRAAPVDVYLKETEPAAGQMRDALVRNSMNELEEHFFNMVREAEKKSQELNPEKGDAMFGVVYLKQEEIAQLRRRLADFLSEYSIPSEGTVPCEYGLIFCQAENGWKKGEKR; the protein is encoded by the coding sequence ATGAGACAATCAAAACCGCCAAGAACAGAATCACAGGAAATTTCCGATCAGGAGAGATCTGCGGCAGGGAGGAAAAAACTCTATCTGCGCACGGAAAAAGAACTGAGAGCCTACATGCATCCGCTCCGGCAGAAGATTCTTCACTGCCTCTACCTGGAGCCGTCTGGAATGACGGCCAAGCAGCTTGCAGACTGCCTTCATGTGGCCCCGTCCAGCACAGGGCACCATCTGGCAGCTCTTGAAAAGGTGGGACTTGTAGAACTGTCCCACACAGAGAAGATTCATGGCCTGACAGCCAAATATTACCGCGCAGCGCCGGTGGATGTGTATCTGAAAGAAACGGAACCGGCAGCCGGTCAGATGAGAGACGCACTCGTAAGAAATTCCATGAACGAGCTGGAGGAACATTTTTTTAACATGGTTCGGGAGGCGGAGAAGAAATCCCAGGAATTAAACCCTGAGAAGGGGGATGCTATGTTCGGCGTCGTTTATCTGAAACAGGAGGAGATCGCACAGCTTCGCCGCAGGCTGGCAGATTTTTTATCAGAGTATTCAATACCCTCGGAAGGGACGGTACCCTGCGAGTATGGCCTGATTTTCTGCCAGGCTGAAAATGGATGGAAAAAAGGTGAAAAGAGGTGA
- a CDS encoding GNAT family N-acetyltransferase, producing MEFREERGLNRADEEDRAVSLLCRRGLLAHVDMIEAVRRKNAQILYACEDGVMIYETDSRTCMIAADNLEPCRNILKKNTYHQFAVHNRELAEEIQKEYHFSTSVATSQAAWMKEEPPAFDDSGIIRLKPEHAKEVCSHYTTMEDPGEYVEELISRGQMWGMFQNGNLAGFVGEHLEGSMGLLEVVPEYRRQGIGFRLEAYLIRRFVEQGRIPFCQIIEGNDESMNLQKKLGMEVAAPPTWWLFD from the coding sequence GACAGGGCAGTTTCCCTGCTGTGCCGCCGCGGGCTGTTGGCCCATGTGGATATGATAGAGGCAGTCAGGAGAAAAAATGCGCAGATCCTGTACGCCTGTGAGGACGGCGTTATGATCTACGAGACAGACAGCAGAACCTGCATGATTGCGGCAGACAATCTGGAGCCGTGCCGGAATATCCTGAAAAAGAATACATACCATCAGTTCGCTGTGCATAACAGAGAACTGGCCGAGGAAATTCAGAAAGAGTATCACTTTTCCACAAGTGTGGCCACCAGTCAGGCTGCATGGATGAAGGAAGAGCCGCCTGCATTTGACGACAGCGGCATTATCCGCCTGAAGCCGGAACATGCAAAAGAGGTGTGCAGCCATTACACGACCATGGAAGATCCCGGAGAGTATGTGGAGGAACTGATTTCCAGGGGACAGATGTGGGGAATGTTTCAGAATGGAAATCTGGCCGGCTTTGTGGGAGAACACCTGGAAGGAAGCATGGGGCTTCTGGAAGTCGTGCCGGAATACAGACGGCAGGGGATAGGCTTTCGTCTGGAGGCTTATCTGATCCGCCGCTTTGTAGAGCAGGGAAGGATCCCGTTCTGCCAGATCATTGAGGGCAATGACGAGTCCATGAATCTTCAGAAGAAGCTGGGCATGGAGGTCGCTGCCCCGCCGACCTGGTGGCTTTTTGACTAA
- the rimM gene encoding ribosome maturation factor RimM (Essential for efficient processing of 16S rRNA) → MEQFLRVGVITSPHGVRGEVKVFPTTDDINRFKKLKEVFLDTGKEKILLHVEQVKFFKGMAILKFKEFGSINEVEPFRKKDLLVSRDKAVKLAPNENFIVDLIGLTVVTDEGEEFGTVKDILQTAANDVYVIEGKDHKEYLFPSIKECILDVDLEAGRVLVHIMDGLLDL, encoded by the coding sequence ATGGAGCAGTTTTTGCGGGTGGGAGTGATCACCTCGCCGCACGGCGTACGGGGTGAGGTAAAGGTATTTCCCACAACCGATGACATAAACCGATTTAAAAAGCTGAAGGAGGTATTTCTGGACACAGGAAAAGAGAAGATCCTTCTTCACGTGGAGCAGGTAAAATTTTTTAAGGGAATGGCAATCCTGAAATTTAAGGAGTTTGGCAGCATCAACGAGGTAGAGCCTTTCAGAAAAAAGGATCTGCTGGTTTCCAGGGACAAGGCGGTGAAGCTGGCCCCAAACGAAAACTTTATCGTGGATCTCATCGGCCTTACCGTTGTGACGGACGAGGGGGAGGAGTTCGGAACCGTGAAGGATATTCTCCAGACGGCTGCCAACGATGTGTATGTGATCGAGGGCAAGGACCACAAGGAATACCTCTTCCCCTCCATCAAGGAGTGTATTCTGGATGTGGATCTGGAAGCTGGCAGGGTGCTGGTCCACATTATGGACGGACTTTTGGATCTGTAG
- a CDS encoding DUF3298 and DUF4163 domain-containing protein: MKKKYLILPYLSAAMLLFTGCTGSAPDTGTASTSAALESSLSEQETEDSKESSSESSSAESESGIRVEKGETYQDGNERVSADIARPVLVDKSGEELPANQEISSYIDGLIAEYEEARDEAGDKGHYSVSSAYEVTHDGTRYLSLRIITTRIMASGAESFKTYTVDKQTGELLTLSELLGSEEALKEVSDNILSQMKEQMEADKNVTYFLDPATDGFSGLTGEESFYLSESGSLIVAFDEYSVAPGSMGAVEFTIPESLVGTFD; the protein is encoded by the coding sequence ATGAAAAAAAAGTATTTAATTCTTCCATATCTGTCAGCAGCCATGCTGCTTTTCACCGGCTGCACCGGCAGCGCGCCTGACACCGGAACTGCATCAACCTCAGCTGCCCTGGAATCTTCGCTCTCTGAACAGGAAACGGAAGATTCTAAGGAAAGTTCCAGTGAATCCTCTTCGGCAGAAAGTGAATCCGGGATACGTGTAGAGAAGGGAGAAACGTACCAGGATGGAAATGAGAGAGTTTCAGCAGACATTGCCCGGCCTGTTCTCGTGGACAAATCAGGGGAGGAGCTGCCTGCCAACCAGGAAATTTCCTCCTACATTGACGGCCTGATTGCCGAATATGAGGAGGCCAGAGATGAGGCAGGCGATAAGGGGCATTATTCCGTTTCCTCCGCCTATGAGGTTACCCACGACGGGACACGTTATCTCTCCCTCCGCATCATCACCACCCGTATTATGGCCAGCGGAGCCGAATCTTTCAAAACCTATACAGTGGATAAACAGACAGGGGAACTCTTAACTCTGTCTGAACTGCTCGGAAGCGAGGAAGCTCTGAAAGAAGTCAGCGATAATATCCTGAGCCAGATGAAGGAGCAGATGGAGGCAGATAAGAATGTAACCTATTTCCTGGATCCTGCCACAGACGGTTTCTCCGGTCTGACAGGCGAAGAGAGCTTCTATCTGTCAGAAAGCGGCTCCCTGATAGTAGCCTTTGACGAGTACTCTGTGGCTCCCGGCTCCATGGGAGCTGTAGAATTTACAATTCCCGAAAGCCTTGTCGGCACCTTTGACTGA
- the rpsP gene encoding 30S ribosomal protein S16, which produces MVKMRLRRMGQKKAPFYRIVVADSRSPRDGRFIEEIGYYDPNTEPSTIKIDEEAAKKWLATGAQPTETVGKLLKIAGIQ; this is translated from the coding sequence ATGGTAAAGATGAGACTGAGAAGAATGGGCCAGAAGAAGGCACCTTTCTATAGAATTGTTGTTGCAGATTCCAGATCCCCGAGAGATGGAAGATTCATCGAGGAGATTGGCTACTATGATCCAAACACAGAGCCGAGCACCATCAAGATCGATGAGGAAGCTGCTAAGAAGTGGTTAGCAACAGGCGCTCAGCCAACAGAGACTGTTGGAAAGCTTTTAAAAATCGCCGGTATCCAGTAA
- a CDS encoding GNAT family N-acetyltransferase: protein MNHSGTKRLETKRLILRRFTEDDAPAMYKNWASDGEVTKFLTWQPYKSLEDAEKTLAVWVRDYGNERKDCYQWAIVLKGEEGSAGEPIGSISAVKHDDSISMVQVGYCLGKRWWHQGIMTEALSCVMDYFFDTVGANRIEALHDVNNPHSGQVMKKCGMRYEGTMRQAGRNNQGLSDLCCYGALAEDRMSKNRDR from the coding sequence ATGAATCACAGCGGAACGAAACGGTTGGAGACAAAACGTCTGATTCTTCGCCGGTTTACAGAGGACGATGCGCCTGCCATGTATAAAAATTGGGCCAGTGACGGCGAGGTGACAAAATTTCTGACCTGGCAGCCCTACAAAAGTCTGGAGGACGCTGAAAAAACGCTGGCAGTGTGGGTGAGAGATTATGGGAATGAGAGAAAAGACTGCTATCAGTGGGCCATAGTATTAAAGGGAGAGGAAGGATCTGCCGGGGAGCCCATCGGCAGCATCAGCGCGGTAAAGCACGATGACAGTATTTCTATGGTACAGGTGGGCTACTGCCTGGGAAAGCGGTGGTGGCACCAGGGGATCATGACAGAGGCCCTCAGCTGCGTGATGGATTACTTTTTTGATACGGTAGGTGCAAACCGCATAGAAGCCCTTCACGATGTGAACAACCCTCATTCCGGTCAGGTGATGAAAAAATGCGGGATGCGCTATGAGGGGACGATGAGGCAGGCAGGAAGAAACAACCAGGGCCTCTCAGATCTGTGCTGCTATGGGGCGCTTGCAGAAGATCGGATGTCAAAAAACAGGGACAGATGA
- the ffh gene encoding signal recognition particle protein, with product MAFESLADKLQNVFKNLTGKGRLSEADVKAGLREVKMALLEADVSFKVVKQFINSVQERAVGQDVLNGLNPGQMVIKIVNEELVKLMGSEMTEIALRPANEITVILMAGLQGAGKTTTTAKIAGKLKAKGRSPLLAACDIYRPAAIEQLKINGEKQGVPVFSMGTGHKPVNIAKAAIEHAAKNGNNVVILDTAGRLHIDEDMMNELVEIKENVSVDQTLLIVDAMTGQDAVNVAGMFNDKIGIDGVILTKMDGDTRGGAALSIKAVTGKPILYVGMGEKLSDLEQFYPDRMASRILGMGDIMSIIDKATAVIDEEKAKELSQKLKKAEFDYNDFLDQMRQIKKMGGMASILNMMPGMNQLKDVDLDGNEKVMERVEAIILSMTKEERSNPDLINPSRKKRIARGAGVDIAEVNRLVKQFEQMKKMMKQLPGMMGGKRRGGLGGLMGKMKLPF from the coding sequence ATGGCTTTTGAGAGCCTTGCAGACAAGCTGCAGAATGTATTTAAAAATCTGACTGGAAAAGGCCGACTGTCGGAGGCTGATGTGAAGGCCGGACTCAGGGAAGTTAAGATGGCCCTGCTGGAAGCGGATGTCAGCTTCAAGGTAGTAAAACAGTTTATCAATTCTGTTCAGGAGAGGGCAGTGGGACAGGATGTCTTAAACGGTCTGAATCCGGGACAGATGGTCATAAAGATTGTAAATGAAGAGCTGGTAAAGCTGATGGGCTCCGAGATGACGGAGATTGCCCTGCGGCCTGCCAATGAGATTACAGTGATTCTCATGGCCGGACTTCAGGGAGCCGGTAAGACGACCACTACGGCCAAGATTGCCGGAAAGCTGAAGGCAAAGGGAAGAAGTCCTCTCCTTGCGGCCTGTGACATCTACCGCCCGGCAGCCATTGAACAGCTCAAAATCAACGGAGAGAAGCAGGGAGTTCCCGTGTTCTCCATGGGAACGGGCCACAAGCCGGTAAATATCGCGAAGGCTGCCATCGAGCACGCAGCGAAAAACGGCAACAATGTGGTCATCCTCGATACGGCCGGCCGTCTTCATATTGACGAGGACATGATGAACGAGCTGGTGGAGATCAAGGAGAATGTATCTGTTGACCAGACGCTTCTCATCGTGGATGCCATGACCGGACAGGATGCGGTCAATGTAGCCGGAATGTTCAACGACAAGATTGGCATTGACGGCGTAATCCTGACAAAGATGGACGGCGATACCAGAGGCGGTGCAGCCCTCTCTATCAAGGCAGTGACAGGAAAGCCGATTCTCTATGTGGGAATGGGCGAGAAGCTCTCCGATTTGGAGCAGTTTTATCCGGACCGGATGGCGTCGAGAATCCTCGGAATGGGCGACATTATGTCCATCATTGACAAGGCTACAGCCGTGATCGACGAGGAGAAGGCAAAGGAGCTTTCCCAGAAGCTCAAAAAGGCAGAGTTTGACTACAACGATTTCCTCGACCAGATGCGCCAGATTAAGAAGATGGGCGGCATGGCCAGCATTCTGAACATGATGCCGGGCATGAACCAGCTAAAAGACGTAGATCTGGACGGCAACGAGAAAGTGATGGAGCGGGTGGAGGCGATTATCCTCTCTATGACAAAGGAGGAGAGGAGCAATCCAGACCTGATTAACCCGTCGAGAAAGAAGCGCATTGCGAGGGGCGCAGGCGTGGACATTGCCGAGGTAAACAGACTGGTCAAGCAGTTTGAGCAGATGAAAAAGATGATGAAGCAGCTTCCGGGCATGATGGGCGGCAAGCGCCGCGGCGGTCTCGGAGGTCTGATGGGAAAGATGAAGCTCCCCTTTTAG